A single Vigna radiata var. radiata cultivar VC1973A chromosome 8, Vradiata_ver6, whole genome shotgun sequence DNA region contains:
- the LOC106772819 gene encoding xyloglucan galactosyltransferase MUR3, with protein MRRRSDQTEKGAPKNQNPRLCLLASLSAFFWFLLLYFHFVVLAGDNNNTNSESNYNTHVDHHSTVSTTPAPIHVMDSPQVQAPPRKIGFPHPDVPRKDTHTDTPRTGKNFPFMPAMRAAENKSDPCGGRYIYVHDLPSRFNEDMLKECRSLSLWTNMCKFTSNSGLGPPLENVEGVFSDTGWYATNQFAVDVIFSNRMKQYECLTNDSSVAAAVFVPFYAGFDIARYLWGYNISVRDAASLDLVDWLMKRPEWSIMNGRDHFLVAGRITWDFRRLSEEESDWGNKLLFLPAAKNMSMLVVESSPWNANDFGIPYPTYFHPAKDDDVFIWQDRMRQLERKWLFSFAGAPRPGNPKSIRGQLIDQCRRSKVCKLLECDFGESKCHSPGSIMKMFQSSLFCLQPQGDSYTRRSAFDSMLAGCIPVFFHPGSAYTQYTWHLPKNYTKYSVFIPEDDIRKRNISIEERLSEIPPEQVKIMREEVISLIPRLVYADPRSKLETLKDAFDVAVQAIIDKVTNLRKDIIEGRTDDGFIEENSWKYALLPEGEHEVGPHEWDPFFSKPKDGSGDSNDSSAEAAKNSWKSEQVNQS; from the coding sequence ATGAGAAGGCGCTCTGACCAAACGGAGAAGGGGGCACCAAAGAATCAGAATCCCCGCCTTTGCCTTTTGGCATCCCTTTCTGCTTTCTTCTGGTTCTTGCTCCTTTACTTCCATTTTGTGGTGCTTGCAGGAGATAATAACAATACCAATAGCGAGAGTAATTACAATACTCATGTTGATCATCACTCAACCGTGTCTACGACACCTGCCCCGATCCATGTAATGGATTCCCCTCAAGTGCAGGCCCCTCCTAGGAAGATTGGGTTCCCTCACCCTGATGTGCCGCGGAAGGACACTCACACTGACACCCCTCGCACTGGGAAGAATTTCCCTTTCATGCCAGCAATGAGGGCTGCTGAAAACAAGAGTGATCCCTGTGGGGGGAGGTACATTTATGTGCATGATCTTCCCTCCAGGTTCAACGAGGATATGTTGAAGGAGTGCAGGAGTTTGAGTCTTTGGACTAATATGTGCAAGTTCACCTCCAATTCTGGCCTTGGTCCGCCCCTTGAGAATGTTGAAGGGGTCTTCTCTGATACTGGCTGGTATGCTACCAATCAGTTTGCTGTTGATGTTATATTCAGCAATCGAATGAAACAGTATGAATGCTTGACAAATGATTCCTCTGTTGCTGCTGCGGTTTTTGTACCCTTCTATGCTGGATTTGACATTGCGCGCTATCTTTGGGGTTATAATATTTCAGTGAGGGATGCAGCTTCGCTTGATCTTGTTGATTGGCTCATGAAGAGACCAGAGTGGAGCATAATGAATGGCAGAGACCATTTTCTTGTTGCAGGAAGGATAACGTGGGATTTTAGGAGACTGTCTGAGGAAGAATCGGATTGGGGCAATAAGCTTTTGTTTTTACCAGCGGCAAAGAATATGTCCATGCTTGTGGTTGAGTCCAGTCCTTGGAATGCGAATGACTTTGGGATTCCGTATCCTACATACTTCCACCCGGCCAAGGATGATGATGTGTTCATTTGGCAGGATAGAATGAGGCAACTAGAGAGGAAGTGGCTTTTCTCCTTTGCTGGTGCTCCCCGTCCTGGTAACCCCAAATCAATCAGGGGTCAGTTAATTGATCAATGCAGAAGGTCAAAGGTTTGTAAGCTGTTGGAATGTGATTTTGGAGAAAGCAAATGTCACTCTCCCGGCAGCATAATGAAGATGTTTCAAAGCTCGCTTTTCTGCTTGCAACCCCAGGGTGATTCATACACACGAAGATCTGCTTTTGACTCAATGTTGGCTGGTTGTATACCCGTCTTCTTCCATCCTGGCTCAGCATATACACAGTATACATGGCATCTTCCCAAGAATTACACCAAGTATTCTGTCTTCATTCCAGAGGATGATATCCGTAAGAGGAATATCAGTATAGAGGAAAGGCTTAGTGAGATACCTCCTGAACAAGTGAAGATCATGAGAGAAGAGGTTATTAGTCTCATTCCAAGACTAGTATATGCCGATCCTCGCTCCAAATTAGAAACTCTTAAAGATGCATTCGACGTTGCTGTACAAGCAATAATTGACAAGGTTACAAATTTGAGGAAGGATATCATTGAAGGTCGCACAGATGATGGCTTCATTGAGGAGAACAGTTGGAAATACGCTTTGTTGCCTGAGGGAGAGCATGAGGTGGGACCTCATGAATGGGATCCTTTCTTCTCCAAACCAAAGGATGGTAGTGGAGATTCCAATGATTCCTCTGCTGAAGCTGCAAAAAATTCTTGGAAGAGTGAGCAAGTAAATCAATCATAA